DNA from Pseudomonadota bacterium:
CAAGCGTAGGAATAGGAAGCCTCGTCGTCGCCGTGCCTGAGGATCTCGGCAACACGAAGGCGCCGCCACACCTGTCCGGATTCGAACATGCCATCCGAGATGAGGTTGTAGTTATCGTTCTCGTTGCTATTAGATTGGCATCTGTGATCTTCTGCAGGATAGTCGCCCTGAGCGCATCGTCCGCAATCAGGCCGAGCGTCTGACCTGCCTGCCTGCGCAGGCGATAGTCGTCCTCGGCGTCCTCGATGATGGTGACGAACTCGCCGATGGCCTTAGGGTCAGGCTTTCCAAAGTAGGCGAGGCCAACGATCGCGGCGCGTCGGGTCAGGAACGCCATCTCGTTGACCACGCTGGGTCTGGAGAAGTCGAT
Protein-coding regions in this window:
- a CDS encoding HEAT repeat domain-containing protein — translated: MAAAAKALGQIPYPKAYATLLGMLKRDPDIDFSRPSVVNEMAFLTRRAAIVGLAYFGKPDPKAIGEFVTIIEDAEDDYRLRRQAGQTLGLIADDALRATILQKITDANLIATRTITTTSSRMACSNPDRCGGAFVLPRSSGTATTRLPIPTLGWASRVAWRRAGTGPRRLVRAGHTRAHIRDPDVFGRS